The Candidatus Aramenus sp. CH1 genome includes a region encoding these proteins:
- a CDS encoding transglutaminase family protein has protein sequence MGVVKYSTLYEAVYEYEDVVTLNDNVLRVSPYDGDNQRVLEEGLNTTPKGYVDKFRDRFGNIIYHVKVMEPHTSFTITSKGVVEVDVREFEDCKLPCTEDDAFTSSSSLIDVEFFRGVAKEVLRSSETLDQLVRRTVELVRERVKYKEGVTNVWTKAHESFTMGLGVCQDIAQITIGILRSAGVPARYVMGLVNDNPRITHAWVEVKARNGWVPIDPTRHRFYDLAYVKFAVGRDYKDVAPVVGTFVSRGRGWLSKLKVEVKRVD, from the coding sequence ATGGGTGTTGTGAAGTACTCCACGCTCTACGAGGCTGTGTACGAGTACGAAGACGTGGTAACGCTGAACGACAACGTGCTGAGGGTTAGTCCATACGACGGGGATAACCAGAGGGTTCTAGAGGAGGGCCTCAACACAACGCCCAAGGGATACGTGGACAAGTTCAGGGACAGGTTCGGCAACATCATATACCACGTGAAGGTAATGGAGCCCCACACCTCCTTTACCATCACGAGTAAAGGGGTGGTAGAGGTGGACGTGAGGGAATTCGAGGACTGCAAGTTACCCTGCACAGAGGACGACGCCTTCACCTCCTCCTCAAGCCTAATAGACGTGGAGTTCTTCAGGGGGGTTGCTAAGGAGGTGCTGAGGAGTAGCGAGACACTAGACCAGCTGGTGAGGAGGACTGTGGAGCTTGTGAGGGAAAGGGTGAAGTACAAGGAAGGGGTGACCAACGTATGGACCAAGGCCCACGAGAGCTTCACCATGGGTTTAGGAGTGTGCCAGGACATAGCCCAAATAACCATTGGAATACTCAGGTCTGCGGGGGTCCCAGCTAGGTACGTCATGGGACTAGTTAACGACAACCCTAGGATCACCCACGCTTGGGTTGAGGTGAAGGCGAGGAACGGGTGGGTTCCCATAGACCCCACGAGGCACAGGTTCTACGACCTAGCCTACGTGAAGTTCGCGGTGGGCAGGGACTACAAGGACGTTGCTCCAGTGGTCGGGACTTTCGTGAGTAGGGGGAGGGGTTGGCTCTCCAAGCTAAAGGTGGAGGTGAAAAGGGTTGATTAA
- a CDS encoding circularly permuted type 2 ATP-grasp protein, whose product MIKPKKQGGSSFYEYLDPRYAELLSYLEKIPNFFRYVDLINELAYREGFTFYTRGYYRGIKVDPIPRILKREELEVVAEGLRTRAIAINKFLYSVYHNEDTPVPRDLVHSSPYFRPEMMYFDPPKGVYIHIMGEDVVKVGGMPYILEDNVRVPSGMSYAIKANELVDRVLGSFLPLRRGKLDGLEKLRKTLEYASDTRDPVVAILTDGTLNSAYFEHKFYSEKLDLLLVEPSDLAVREKEVVAKTTKGEVHLDVIYRRIEDLDLLTPGLTKAYLRGWINLVNAPGTGVADDKVTFCFIPQIMEQYGLKEVGVKQPFSIPLGTSKEQAMKKFENLVLKRREGYGGGETFVLKEMKEEERAKVIREAMSYPEDFMVQELLDFDTVLSTMNDNFYEAYADLRFFVFLGDTSNTVLSRVAPLGTRVTNNSSGGLVKPVWVL is encoded by the coding sequence ATGATAAAACCTAAAAAACAGGGAGGTTCTTCCTTTTACGAGTACCTCGACCCCCGCTACGCTGAGTTGCTCTCCTATCTAGAGAAGATTCCCAACTTCTTCCGCTACGTCGACCTCATCAACGAACTGGCGTACCGGGAGGGGTTCACCTTCTACACTAGGGGATACTACAGGGGCATAAAGGTAGACCCCATACCAAGGATACTGAAGAGGGAGGAACTGGAGGTGGTTGCAGAGGGGCTCAGGACTAGGGCAATTGCAATAAACAAGTTCCTCTACTCCGTTTACCACAACGAGGACACTCCAGTCCCCCGGGACCTAGTTCACTCCTCCCCTTACTTTAGGCCCGAGATGATGTACTTTGATCCGCCCAAGGGAGTTTACATACACATCATGGGAGAGGACGTGGTCAAGGTTGGTGGGATGCCCTACATTCTGGAGGACAACGTTAGGGTACCCTCTGGGATGAGCTACGCCATAAAGGCCAACGAGCTCGTCGACAGGGTCTTAGGCTCCTTCCTTCCCCTGAGGAGGGGGAAGCTGGACGGACTTGAGAAGCTGAGGAAGACTCTGGAGTATGCCTCCGACACGAGGGATCCCGTAGTTGCTATCCTAACCGACGGCACGCTCAACTCCGCCTACTTCGAGCACAAGTTCTATTCTGAGAAACTTGACCTCCTCCTGGTGGAGCCATCAGACCTAGCTGTGAGGGAAAAGGAGGTAGTAGCGAAGACGACGAAGGGGGAGGTGCATCTAGACGTCATATACAGGAGGATTGAGGACCTCGACTTGCTGACTCCAGGGTTGACCAAGGCCTACTTAAGGGGGTGGATCAACTTAGTTAACGCCCCTGGCACTGGGGTCGCTGACGACAAGGTCACGTTCTGCTTCATTCCACAGATCATGGAGCAGTACGGGCTAAAGGAAGTTGGGGTAAAACAGCCCTTCTCCATCCCCCTTGGGACGTCTAAGGAACAGGCTATGAAGAAGTTCGAGAACCTAGTCCTCAAGAGGAGAGAGGGGTACGGAGGAGGTGAGACCTTCGTGTTAAAGGAGATGAAGGAGGAGGAAAGGGCTAAGGTGATAAGAGAGGCAATGAGCTACCCAGAGGACTTCATGGTACAAGAGCTACTCGACTTCGACACTGTGCTCTCAACAATGAACGATAACTTCTACGAGGCCTACGCGGACCTTAGGTTCTTCGTCTTCCTAGGGGATACCTCAAATACCGTGCTGAGCAGGGTGGCCCCCCTTGGCACTAGGGTGACCAATAACTCCTCTGGAGGATTGGTGAAGCCGGTATGGGTGTTGTGA
- a CDS encoding MFS transporter, whose protein sequence is MKQYVHATVASTLAWAGNIYDLLLLTYVYPELMRAFSLNYLLISVLFALGLIGRVLGGFAFGKYADSIGRKPVLLLGTSGYAVFQGVMAFSPYAPLLFASRFLEGVFMGAQWTAGTVIAYEQAPPSMKGVVTGIVQTGYGIGYALTGVSYLVFLPTIGESWRYFLLVGSLPLLVVPYAHLKVKESRTPLTEKAKVKYKDYLPVLVRATAGMSGMFVAYFCFFGNYETVEEKFFGVPPSTVGEILTVANVVLALSFLLFGRLADYLGKSRLIYAGLATLTVSTPFAIPLFLPYNSLSVLIGTSVYSFSDGFWPLMPLLIAEAVPMEVRGALAGLSYNLGGLVGGLADVALGVVDSLYGLSALVDAMFVLQFVAILVVLVSVITWPKSGTKVA, encoded by the coding sequence ATGAAGCAATACGTTCATGCCACCGTTGCCTCCACCCTTGCTTGGGCCGGCAACATATACGACCTTCTCCTCCTAACCTACGTTTACCCTGAACTGATGAGGGCGTTCTCCCTCAACTACCTCCTCATCTCCGTGCTCTTTGCCTTAGGCCTCATAGGCAGGGTGCTCGGAGGATTTGCGTTTGGCAAGTACGCCGACTCAATTGGCAGGAAGCCAGTCCTCTTGCTTGGAACAAGTGGTTACGCGGTGTTCCAAGGGGTCATGGCCTTCTCTCCCTACGCCCCTCTTCTCTTCGCGTCCCGTTTCCTTGAGGGTGTGTTCATGGGAGCCCAGTGGACTGCCGGGACAGTAATTGCCTACGAGCAAGCCCCTCCGTCAATGAAGGGGGTAGTCACAGGGATTGTGCAGACTGGGTACGGTATAGGCTACGCCCTAACTGGGGTCTCGTACTTGGTATTCCTGCCTACGATAGGGGAGAGCTGGAGGTACTTCCTCCTGGTTGGCTCCCTACCCTTACTGGTTGTGCCCTACGCCCACCTCAAGGTAAAGGAGTCTAGGACACCATTGACCGAGAAGGCTAAGGTAAAGTACAAGGACTACCTGCCAGTGTTGGTAAGGGCTACTGCCGGAATGTCGGGAATGTTTGTCGCGTACTTCTGTTTCTTCGGCAACTACGAGACCGTAGAGGAAAAGTTCTTCGGCGTTCCCCCTTCGACTGTTGGAGAAATACTCACGGTGGCAAACGTGGTCTTGGCCCTCTCTTTCCTCCTCTTTGGCAGGCTAGCCGACTACCTGGGTAAGAGCAGGCTCATCTACGCGGGGCTAGCCACTCTTACTGTCTCCACTCCCTTCGCCATACCCCTCTTCCTGCCCTACAACAGCCTCTCAGTGCTAATAGGCACAAGTGTTTATTCCTTTTCAGATGGCTTCTGGCCCCTCATGCCCCTCCTAATAGCCGAGGCTGTGCCCATGGAGGTAAGGGGAGCCCTTGCGGGTCTCTCATATAACTTGGGAGGGCTTGTGGGAGGGCTGGCAGACGTTGCGTTAGGTGTGGTGGACTCACTTTACGGCCTCTCCGCTTTAGTCGACGCTATGTTTGTACTACAGTTTGTGGCGATCCTCGTGGTCTTAGTGAGCGTAATAACTTGGCCAAAGAGCGGGACTAAGGTAGCCTAG
- a CDS encoding ABC transporter ATP-binding protein has product MTCVLEVRHVWKSYGNLTANEDVNLHVSTGEIVSLLGLNGAGKTTLVRQVYGELLSDKGEIVVLGKKLTDKGVKKLMGVVPQEVRPFSNLTVWDKVYYIGRIKGVEKRAISERGEDLLRKLGLWEKRNTYLYELSGGMKRKLLIAIALINDPDFVVLDEPTTGLDPEARREVWDTVLKFKGEGKSILLTTNYLEEAEKLSDKVYFLYRRVVMEGSPADVKKKLAD; this is encoded by the coding sequence ATGACATGCGTCCTGGAAGTAAGGCACGTGTGGAAGTCCTACGGCAACTTAACTGCTAATGAGGACGTAAACCTCCACGTCTCCACGGGAGAGATAGTGAGTCTCTTGGGACTCAACGGGGCAGGTAAGACTACCTTGGTGAGGCAGGTCTACGGCGAGCTCCTCTCCGACAAGGGAGAGATAGTTGTCCTAGGCAAGAAACTAACAGACAAGGGAGTAAAGAAATTGATGGGCGTCGTTCCCCAAGAGGTAAGGCCTTTCTCTAACCTCACAGTGTGGGACAAGGTATACTACATAGGCAGGATAAAGGGAGTCGAAAAGAGGGCAATTTCCGAGAGGGGAGAGGACCTCCTCAGGAAGCTAGGTCTTTGGGAGAAGAGGAACACCTACCTCTACGAGTTGTCTGGAGGTATGAAGAGGAAACTGCTCATAGCTATTGCGCTAATAAACGACCCAGATTTCGTCGTGTTAGACGAGCCAACCACTGGCCTAGACCCAGAGGCAAGGAGGGAGGTCTGGGACACGGTGCTGAAGTTCAAGGGAGAGGGGAAGAGCATATTGCTCACTACCAACTACCTCGAAGAAGCGGAGAAGCTGTCCGACAAGGTTTACTTCCTCTACAGGAGGGTGGTAATGGAGGGTTCACCCGCAGATGTGAAGAAAAAACTAGCAGATTAG
- a CDS encoding protease pro-enzyme activation domain-containing protein: MTIQALTLYASSSSSSTYYVWTSSPKYSILPGSIFVEPMPLNYTLPFAVLLNFTNYSSLLSATFSILGRTSHFLSPSQFREYYYPGNAYIDSLVSYLESFGIKYTGNYGLILTFNGTVYQIEKAFNTYINIYYYPFKDIYWFGQVGITNVGPFYYFSNNVTPSLPYSVGKYVLGIVGIDSVDPHVYPAIQAVWKVEYNASSSSPLISKVLVTPSTIASYFNFTSLYSEGYLGQGETIAIEGVPESFVNASDIYAFWKDFAVVLRTGELQLIYFGNDTSSGQSGENELDAEWSGVFAPSANVALVFSNGYVGGRVLVGNLLNYYYELYYMANYLDPQVVSISVTVPESYLAAYYPAMLYMIHNVLVQAAVEGVSVLAAAGDWGFESDHPPPNFRIGIYNTIWYPESDPLVTSVGGVFVMADSKGEIISVTGWDYSTGGFSVVFPGASYEQTSLIPDTPPTPRTYPDIAFVSAGGFNIPEFGFGLPLIFQGQLFLWYGTSGAAPMTAAMVSLSGVRLGALNYILYHISYSGYILTPQGIVQGYKAWIPITVGANPTPAHYGWNFVTGPGTYNAYGMVHDFLLYYDYSG; the protein is encoded by the coding sequence ATGACAATACAAGCGTTAACGCTTTACGCCTCCTCTTCATCTTCTTCCACATACTACGTCTGGACTAGCTCCCCCAAGTACTCCATTCTGCCTGGCTCAATCTTCGTAGAGCCTATGCCTCTCAATTACACGCTACCCTTTGCCGTCCTCCTCAACTTCACTAACTACTCCTCCCTCCTGTCTGCAACATTCTCAATACTCGGCAGAACGTCCCACTTCCTCTCGCCGTCTCAGTTTAGGGAGTACTACTACCCGGGGAACGCCTACATAGACTCCCTAGTGAGCTACTTGGAGTCCTTCGGCATAAAGTACACAGGCAACTACGGGCTAATCTTGACCTTCAACGGCACGGTGTACCAGATAGAGAAGGCTTTCAATACCTACATTAACATATACTACTACCCGTTTAAGGACATATACTGGTTTGGACAAGTAGGCATCACAAACGTTGGGCCCTTCTATTACTTCTCCAACAACGTCACGCCTTCCCTGCCCTACTCAGTTGGCAAGTACGTGTTGGGCATAGTCGGGATAGACAGCGTTGACCCGCACGTCTACCCAGCAATACAGGCTGTCTGGAAGGTAGAATATAACGCCTCCTCTTCCTCACCCCTAATCTCCAAAGTGCTCGTGACCCCATCTACCATAGCTAGCTACTTCAACTTCACCTCCCTTTACTCCGAGGGGTACTTAGGCCAAGGGGAGACCATAGCCATAGAGGGCGTTCCCGAGTCCTTCGTTAACGCAAGTGACATCTACGCCTTCTGGAAGGACTTCGCTGTAGTGCTTAGGACTGGAGAACTCCAGCTTATCTACTTCGGCAACGACACCTCCTCTGGCCAATCAGGGGAGAACGAGCTAGACGCCGAGTGGTCTGGGGTCTTCGCCCCCTCCGCCAACGTCGCCTTAGTGTTCTCAAACGGCTACGTGGGAGGGAGAGTATTGGTCGGGAACTTGCTGAACTACTACTATGAACTGTACTACATGGCTAACTACTTGGACCCGCAGGTAGTCTCCATCTCCGTCACTGTGCCAGAGTCTTACTTGGCTGCTTACTACCCAGCAATGCTCTACATGATACACAACGTGCTAGTTCAGGCTGCGGTGGAAGGGGTGTCAGTACTAGCTGCAGCAGGGGACTGGGGCTTCGAGAGCGACCACCCTCCGCCCAACTTCAGGATAGGCATCTACAACACCATCTGGTACCCCGAGTCCGACCCGTTGGTGACTTCAGTAGGTGGAGTATTCGTCATGGCCGACTCTAAAGGGGAGATAATAAGCGTCACAGGCTGGGACTACAGCACGGGAGGGTTCAGCGTAGTGTTTCCTGGTGCTAGCTACGAGCAGACCTCCTTAATTCCAGACACTCCGCCAACCCCGAGGACTTACCCTGATATAGCCTTCGTGTCTGCAGGAGGTTTCAACATACCCGAGTTCGGCTTCGGCCTGCCCTTGATCTTCCAAGGACAACTATTCCTGTGGTATGGAACTAGCGGTGCGGCTCCAATGACTGCAGCAATGGTCTCCCTTTCTGGAGTTAGGCTAGGAGCCCTCAACTACATACTTTATCATATCTCCTACTCCGGTTACATTCTGACGCCACAGGGTATTGTACAAGGGTATAAAGCGTGGATCCCAATAACTGTAGGGGCCAACCCAACGCCAGCCCACTACGGCTGGAACTTCGTGACGGGGCCTGGAACTTACAACGCCTATGGGATGGTGCACGATTTCCTACTATACTACGACTACTCCGGCTGA
- a CDS encoding DNA repair ATPase produces the protein MREDQNKAFSELAKRIEKLEIEQNRLREDFNAEILKLREDFNSEVKELRQEMNNHFKQVASMVENLTTTIEDDAQSFLEWLIQKEVGVSVKISRLEVEGTVEIDLFAEFGNYVLLGEVKSRANRNVLNDLVRRVEKLKMAKPELFKDKKTVPVIFTLSPTYDLIQACKENKVYLTTGSRNLTEFKESL, from the coding sequence TTGAGGGAGGACCAAAACAAGGCCTTTAGTGAGCTTGCTAAACGCATAGAAAAACTTGAGATAGAGCAAAATAGGTTGAGGGAGGACTTCAACGCAGAAATATTGAAGTTGAGGGAGGACTTCAACAGTGAGGTAAAGGAACTAAGGCAAGAAATGAACAATCACTTTAAGCAAGTCGCCTCGATGGTGGAGAACTTAACCACAACCATTGAAGACGACGCTCAGTCATTTCTAGAGTGGCTTATACAGAAGGAGGTGGGCGTTTCTGTGAAGATCAGTAGACTAGAGGTAGAGGGGACTGTTGAGATAGACCTCTTTGCTGAATTTGGCAACTACGTGTTACTAGGAGAGGTAAAAAGTAGGGCAAACAGAAACGTGCTGAACGATTTAGTGAGGAGGGTGGAGAAGCTCAAGATGGCTAAACCAGAGCTCTTCAAGGACAAGAAGACGGTTCCCGTAATATTTACTTTGAGCCCCACCTACGATTTAATTCAAGCTTGCAAGGAGAACAAAGTGTACCTAACAACTGGCAGCAGGAACCTCACAGAGTTTAAGGAGTCATTGTAA
- a CDS encoding PIN domain-containing protein → MEGVVDTNFVIALIFKDHLFHERALEEWKKIEKAYLPLISIIEIVYFLIKNNIEVKNVIEEILNDPKIEVVENTLEDVYYAINSSPRRYDDFNDYLIISTAKRLNLNVFTYDERLKKKYK, encoded by the coding sequence TTGGAAGGAGTAGTTGATACAAACTTCGTTATAGCACTAATCTTTAAAGATCACCTGTTTCATGAGCGGGCATTAGAGGAATGGAAAAAGATAGAGAAAGCTTACCTCCCATTAATCAGCATAATCGAAATAGTGTATTTTCTAATAAAGAATAATATTGAAGTTAAGAACGTTATAGAGGAAATACTTAATGATCCTAAAATTGAAGTTGTAGAAAACACACTTGAAGATGTGTATTATGCTATAAATAGTAGCCCAAGAAGGTATGATGACTTCAACGATTATCTGATAATTTCTACTGCTAAAAGGTTGAATTTAAATGTATTTACTTATGATGAAAGATTAAAAAAGAAGTATAAATAG
- a CDS encoding AbrB/MazE/SpoVT family DNA-binding domain-containing protein: MKEEVKVTRNYQITLPATIRQKLGIKVGDKLLIYVENDKIIIYKKKGDITSLNLELGKKFSDEEVNKVIEEAGEEIGRSS, translated from the coding sequence ATGAAAGAAGAGGTAAAGGTAACTAGGAATTATCAAATAACGTTACCTGCTACTATTAGACAAAAGCTTGGTATAAAGGTAGGTGATAAGCTATTGATCTACGTAGAGAATGATAAGATAATTATATATAAGAAGAAAGGTGACATAACTTCCCTAAATCTAGAGTTGGGTAAGAAGTTTTCTGATGAGGAGGTCAATAAGGTAATAGAGGAGGCTGGAGAGGAAATTGGAAGGAGTAGTTGA
- a CDS encoding ATP-binding protein, whose amino-acid sequence MIITDCDFPGYTVTRWGSKPRLGGKRWIDAANKLHGAVASKKGFQAGVIVGEPGMGKTAVILYLKERLSTDGEFHVIFLDLAGKDDFVGEFWENANVEKLKEEAYKVLERNKKNVGYTGLTLLSKEFKTWLKQKCKKKDYGDDFAYAFRIYCNSYSKTLDDVSNFIADVRRLGKEVVLLIDEMRNADGIIRPLHRLLNSDVEFKLILTLIPDVLTSIKDSAIRRRLEDALRIELSTPITEEEEKGIIEVYCPEFADALAKAVNESSDSNKLKVNDILIKARELYNKAKENCVGSSSDCIARFLSGASQIKNPQDLSRGLERSIRDGLRELQKQKEFDIEYVHPSGKRLEGGVTPDVFFKTKEKVYIGDIKITNKEGLSKKELSNVWNFANIGKLEDKDVVKFVISNVKNLDLPSEVKVFEIDNYKINKIVDGDHDLLLQELRRILKELISG is encoded by the coding sequence GTGATAATAACGGATTGCGACTTTCCGGGGTACACGGTAACTAGGTGGGGCAGCAAGCCAAGGCTAGGGGGAAAGAGGTGGATAGATGCAGCAAACAAGCTACACGGGGCCGTCGCGTCAAAGAAAGGCTTCCAGGCTGGAGTAATTGTCGGAGAGCCTGGAATGGGGAAAACCGCAGTAATTCTCTACCTTAAGGAAAGACTTTCTACTGATGGCGAATTTCACGTTATTTTCCTAGACTTGGCTGGAAAAGACGATTTCGTTGGAGAGTTTTGGGAAAACGCTAACGTTGAAAAGCTCAAGGAAGAAGCTTACAAGGTACTGGAGAGGAACAAGAAGAACGTCGGTTACACGGGATTAACGCTGCTCTCAAAGGAGTTTAAAACGTGGCTAAAACAAAAGTGCAAGAAAAAGGACTACGGGGACGACTTCGCTTACGCCTTTAGGATTTACTGCAACTCCTATTCCAAAACCCTAGACGACGTGTCTAATTTCATTGCCGACGTGAGGAGGTTGGGAAAGGAAGTTGTTTTGCTTATAGACGAAATGAGAAACGCTGATGGAATAATTAGACCTTTACATAGGTTGCTTAACTCTGATGTAGAGTTCAAGCTTATCCTCACTTTAATTCCAGATGTCCTCACGTCCATTAAAGACAGCGCCATTAGGAGAAGGCTTGAGGACGCCTTAAGGATAGAACTCTCCACTCCAATAACTGAAGAGGAGGAAAAGGGAATTATTGAAGTCTATTGCCCAGAGTTCGCTGATGCGTTGGCTAAGGCTGTAAACGAGTCCTCTGATTCTAATAAGCTAAAGGTTAACGATATTCTGATAAAGGCTAGAGAACTTTACAATAAAGCTAAGGAGAACTGCGTGGGTTCTTCGTCAGATTGTATAGCGAGATTCTTGAGCGGCGCCTCACAGATAAAAAATCCTCAGGATTTGTCAAGAGGGTTAGAGCGCTCAATTAGAGATGGATTGAGGGAATTACAGAAACAGAAAGAATTTGACATCGAATACGTACATCCAAGCGGGAAAAGGTTGGAAGGGGGGGTTACTCCAGACGTTTTCTTTAAGACCAAGGAAAAAGTGTACATAGGGGACATTAAGATTACCAACAAAGAGGGTTTAAGCAAAAAGGAGTTAAGCAACGTTTGGAATTTCGCGAATATAGGTAAGTTAGAAGACAAAGACGTGGTGAAATTCGTTATATCGAACGTTAAAAACCTTGACCTTCCGTCCGAGGTGAAGGTGTTCGAAATAGACAACTATAAAATTAACAAGATAGTTGACGGCGACCACGACTTGTTGCTTCAAGAGTTGAGGAGAATTTTGAAGGAATTAATATCTGGGTAA
- the cas3 gene encoding CRISPR-associated helicase Cas3', translated as MRLKLRLKGPLRWAGNTSSLLKYYHEVIKALNYEPRKGIEDTLRWLEQGENVVLTAPTGYGKTTLTKVLGKAASKGNNLFDKVIHVLPYRAIVQDLYLRLLAEKEKLEIESVGAQDMDYHDAPYYLKKVNITTLDSFVLNLFKVPVDEFAKVIKGNGSHFEVPRGMIYSSLIIFDEFHLFAEEGKAITSTLASIDALIDGGVPLLVMTATLPKCLAKELKQRGFNFAEANDFNVKREIKVECVDDPYSALEKGVKKTLMVFNTREEAIKAYQKVKKMGFNPLLIHSKFNSADRKKKVEEILKVSRGESNYDVVIATQVIEAGIDVSFDLLITEACPADSLIQRAGRVARYGGKGTVKIFPFRGKVYDSQEVKATMSKLMKTKRIDSSLLDVLKRGVNVDKPLQKSLEAIESILFGPEATKSLFKVECSLTREVSLIPGYPPGCNDPSCAVPLTEEEARKLLPGKVITYDGQEIEYSTSKKECLQVSFLINGIEGVRIPGYDEEIGAILVREK; from the coding sequence TTGAGGTTGAAGTTGAGGCTCAAAGGGCCTTTGAGGTGGGCGGGGAATACGTCGTCGTTGCTTAAATATTACCATGAGGTGATCAAGGCGTTAAACTATGAGCCTAGAAAGGGCATAGAGGATACTCTCCGCTGGCTAGAGCAAGGCGAAAACGTAGTTCTTACCGCTCCAACTGGTTACGGGAAGACTACACTAACCAAAGTGCTAGGAAAGGCAGCATCTAAGGGCAACAACCTCTTCGACAAAGTTATTCACGTCCTCCCGTATAGAGCAATTGTCCAAGACTTGTACTTAAGGCTTCTTGCCGAGAAAGAAAAGCTAGAAATTGAGAGCGTTGGAGCTCAAGACATGGACTACCACGACGCTCCCTATTACCTAAAGAAAGTGAATATAACAACCTTGGACTCCTTTGTGCTGAACTTATTTAAAGTTCCAGTTGACGAGTTCGCCAAAGTAATAAAGGGAAACGGCTCCCACTTTGAAGTCCCTAGAGGGATGATCTATTCCTCATTGATAATATTTGACGAGTTTCACCTCTTTGCTGAGGAAGGAAAGGCAATTACATCAACTTTGGCTTCAATTGACGCTCTAATAGATGGGGGAGTTCCCTTGTTGGTTATGACCGCAACGTTGCCAAAGTGTTTGGCTAAGGAGCTTAAGCAGAGGGGATTTAATTTCGCTGAAGCTAACGACTTCAACGTTAAGAGGGAAATTAAAGTGGAGTGTGTTGACGATCCGTACTCTGCACTGGAAAAGGGAGTAAAAAAGACCTTGATGGTCTTTAACACTAGGGAGGAGGCAATTAAGGCTTACCAAAAGGTTAAGAAAATGGGCTTTAACCCCTTGCTAATACACAGCAAGTTCAACTCAGCTGACAGAAAGAAGAAGGTGGAGGAAATACTAAAGGTGAGCAGAGGGGAGAGCAATTACGACGTTGTTATAGCCACCCAAGTTATTGAGGCTGGAATCGACGTTTCATTTGACCTTTTGATTACTGAAGCTTGCCCAGCAGATTCCCTAATTCAAAGGGCAGGAAGGGTTGCTAGATATGGAGGAAAGGGAACTGTGAAAATTTTTCCGTTTAGGGGAAAGGTTTACGACTCGCAAGAGGTAAAAGCGACGATGAGTAAATTAATGAAGACTAAAAGGATTGACTCCTCCCTCCTTGACGTTCTGAAGAGAGGGGTTAACGTTGATAAGCCCCTCCAAAAATCCTTAGAGGCAATTGAATCAATCCTATTTGGCCCAGAAGCAACTAAAAGCTTATTTAAAGTGGAGTGCTCCCTAACTAGGGAAGTATCCTTAATCCCGGGCTATCCTCCGGGCTGCAATGATCCAAGCTGCGCAGTTCCCCTAACTGAGGAGGAGGCACGCAAATTGCTACCGGGAAAGGTTATTACTTACGACGGGCAGGAAATTGAGTATTCAACCAGCAAGAAGGAATGCCTACAAGTTTCATTCCTGATAAACGGAATAGAGGGAGTTAGGATTCCCGGTTACGATGAAGAAATAGGGGCAATTTTGGTGAGGGAAAAATGA
- a CDS encoding CRISPR-associated endonuclease Cas3'': protein MKPCAFDKQELLSHALGSVKMMEEMFDGNYFEVVSKRLNKAVRGLNVTKEDVKNLVTFLTAFHDLGKAAEIYQEQFDNNCNALRKNTSFTFHELGGALFLWRNEWENQSLKVMSTLTVLNHLNAIRNFNTTRHEMYKVKDGHLKLQKYGKELVNELLSNKVRNPFMKTYKVEDYTPADLQDMFNELASYATSSLKIKLYVLFLTPVIIGDNLDSTTSREKDKSYSSKSHFISSLLEEVETP, encoded by the coding sequence ATGAAACCCTGTGCCTTTGACAAACAAGAGCTATTGAGCCACGCTTTGGGGAGCGTAAAAATGATGGAGGAAATGTTTGACGGTAATTACTTTGAGGTAGTTAGCAAAAGGCTAAATAAAGCAGTTAGAGGGCTAAACGTAACAAAAGAAGACGTGAAAAACCTCGTTACGTTCTTAACTGCCTTCCACGACTTAGGAAAGGCTGCAGAGATTTACCAAGAGCAGTTTGACAATAACTGTAACGCCTTGAGGAAAAACACCTCCTTCACGTTTCACGAACTGGGTGGAGCACTCTTCTTATGGCGCAATGAGTGGGAAAATCAATCCCTCAAGGTTATGTCAACTCTCACCGTGTTAAACCACCTAAACGCAATAAGGAACTTCAACACCACTAGGCACGAAATGTATAAGGTGAAGGACGGTCACCTAAAGCTGCAAAAATACGGTAAAGAGCTAGTGAACGAGCTGTTAAGTAATAAAGTAAGGAACCCCTTCATGAAAACCTATAAAGTAGAGGATTACACGCCCGCGGATCTTCAAGATATGTTTAATGAACTTGCCTCATACGCTACGTCTAGCCTAAAAATAAAGCTCTACGTCCTCTTCTTAACTCCAGTCATAATTGGAGACAACCTAGACAGCACAACCTCAAGGGAGAAAGACAAATCCTATAGCTCAAAGAGCCACTTCATTTCCTCTTTACTTGAGGAAGTGGAAACGCCTTGA